The DNA sequence AGTGCTCATCTCCACAAACTTCTGGTGACAGTGCGCGAGAAGTAGATGCAAGTGGATCCACCGCTGGGTAAATACCCATTTCAGAAAGCTTACGCTCAAGGTTTGTCGTTGCATCTAAGTGAGCGAACGTTGTTGCTGGTGCTGGGTCAGTATAGTCATCGGCAGGTACGTAAATCGCTTGGATAGATGTTACGGAACCTTTTTTCGTCGATGTAATACGTTCTTGCAGCATACCCATTTCTGTTGCAAGTGTTGGCTGGTAACCTACGGCAGAAGGCATACGACCTAATAGGGCAGATACCTCACCACCCGCTTGCGTGAAACGGAAGATGTTGTCGATGAAAAGAAGTACGTCTGCACCTTTTTCATCACGGAAATATTCAGCCATTGTTAAACCAGATAGGGCAACACGCATACGTGCTCCAGGCGGTTCGTTCATTTGACCGAATACCATCGCTGTTTTGTTGATTACGCCGGAATCCTTCATCTCGAAGTAAAGGTCGTTTCCTTCACGAGTACGCTCTCCTACTCCTGCGAATACGGAAATACCGCCGTGTTCTTGCGCGATGTTGTTAATGAGCTCCTGGATTAAAACGGTTTTACCTACACCGGCACCACCGAATAGACCGATTTTACCACCCTTTATGTAAGGTGCTAATAAGTCTACTACTTTAATACCTGTTTCTAAAATTTCTGTTTCAGTAGAAAGCTCTTCGTAAACAGGTGCTTGACGGTGAATTGGATCACGACGAACACTGTCCGGAATTGGTGCGTCTAGATCAATGTTTTCCCCTAATACGTTAAATACACGTCCGAGTGTATCGTCACCTACTGGTACAGCGATTGGCTTAGCTGTGTCAGTTACTTCCATTCCACGTACGACACCATCTGTTGATGACATCGCAACCGTACGAACAGTATCGTCTCCTAAGTGGAGGGCAACTTCTAACGTAAGGTTAACGTCAACTTCGCCTGAAGATTGTGCTTGTCTTTCTACTTTTAATGCGTTATATATCTCAGGTAATTCGCCACGGTTAAACTGAACGTCTACAACCGGACCCATTACTTGAGTGACGCGTCCTTTATTCATCTTCTTTCCTCCTTACATCCTAAATGACCACGTTGGAGTGAAATCGTTTAAGAAAAATACGTTATTTTTCTTCTATGTTTACTATTCGAGTGCGGAAGCTCCACCAACAATTTCGTTGATTTCCTGTGTAATCGCAGCTTGTCGCGCTCGGTTATATACTAATGTTAGCTCGTCAATACGATCAGTGGCATTATTCGTAGCTGATTGCATCGCAGTCATTCTTGCCCCGAACTCACTTGCTTTTGCATCGAGCAATGAACCATATATTAAGCTTTCAGCGTAATGTGGTAACAATTGCTCTAAGATGACCTTCGGATCTGGCTCATAAATATATTCCTGCGTTGCTGCATCTTCTTCTTCTCCTGCAAGGTCAGTAAGTGGTAACAGCTTTGATTCTGTGACCTTTTGGCTAATGACACTTACGAAGTGATTGTAGTGAAGATAGATTTCATCAAAGATGCCATCCGTAAACATATCAATCGTTGTTGCGGCGATATTTTTGATCTCAGCGTACTCTGGCTGATCTTGTAATCCTACGATTTCTTGGTAAATCGGCATTCCTCTTTTTTTGAAAAAATCACGTCCTACTTTACCAATAACGATGAGGCCGTACTCATTTGGTGATTCGTGACGTTCGTTAATGATTTTATGTGTTTGACGTAAAAGTCCGCTGTTGTATGCTCCGCACAGTCCACGGTCTGAAGTGATGACGATGTATGCTGTCTTTTTCACTTCTTCACGCGCTTCTAGCATCGGGTGAGTAATTGTATTTTCTTCACCAGAAGCGATACTCGCTACTACTTCACGAATTTTTTCTGTATAAGGAATAAAGGATGTTGCCTTTGATTGTGCCCGATTTAACTTCGCAGCAGATACCATTTCCATTGCTTTCGTAATCTGCTTCGTTTTCTTCGTAGAGGTAATTCTTGATTTTATATCTCTTAATGAGGCCACCGTTGTTCACCACCTTTACTTACGAATTGCTGTATTCGGCAAAAAGCTGGGAAAAGACATGCATGAAGCATCATTTTCCCATTTATTTTTTAACCGTAAGTGATAAGTATTTATGCTTAACTAAATGTTTTTTTGAACTCGTCAATTGCATTATTTAGAGCATTTTCATCAGGTAATGCGCCTGATGTTTTAATCTGATCAAGAAGATCTTTATTGTTATGCTCTAAGAATGTAAATAATTCTGCTTCAAATCGGCTTACGTCTTCTACTTCGATGTCGTCGATGAAGCCTCTTGTTAATGCATAAAGAATGACAACTTGTTTTTCTACAGCAAGTGGTTGGTGAAGGCCTTGCTTTAGTACTTCAACTGTACGTGCACCACGGTTTAACTTCGCTTGTGTTGCTTTATCAAGGTCAGAACCAAATTGTGCGAATGCTTCAAGCTCACGGTATGAAGCTAAATCAAGACGCAGTGTACCTGCAACCTTTTTCATCGCTTTAATTTGTGCTGAACCACCTACACGGGATACGGATAAACCAGCGTTTACGGCTGGTCGTACACCGGAGAAGAACAAATCAGATTGTAGGAAAATTTGTCCGTCCGTAATCGAAATTACGTTTGTTGGAATGTAGGCAGATACGTCACCAGCTTGCGTTTCGATAAATGGTAGGGCAGTTAATGAACCTGCTCCTTTATCGTCACTAAGCTTTGCAGCACGCTCAAGTAAACGGGAGTGTAAGTAGAACACATCCCCTGGATATGCTTCACGCCCTGGAGGACGACGAAGTAATAAAGAAAGCTCACGATAAGCTGATGCTTGCTTCGTTAAGTCATCATAAATAACAAGTACGTGCTTGCCATTGTACATAAATTCTTCACCCATTGATACACCTGCATATGGCGCTAAGTATAATAATGGTGCTGGCTGTGATGCACTTGCTGTTACGACGATTGTATAGTCTAACGCACCGTGTTGACGTAACGTTTCTACTACGCCCGCAACAGTGGATTCTTTTTGTCCAATAGCGACATAAATACAGATCATGTCTTGATCTTTTTGATTTAAGATTGTATCAATCGCAATGGCTGTTTTACCAGTTTGACGGTCACCGATGATTAACTCACGTTGACCACGACCAATTGGAATTAATGCGTCAATTGACTTAATCCCTGTTTGAAGTGGTTCGTGAACAGATTTACGGTCCATAACACCTGGTGCTGGGCTTTCGATTGGACGAGTTTTTGTCGTTTCAATTGGTCCTTGACCATCTAGTGGTTGACCTAAAGAGTTAACTACACGTCCTAAAAGCTCTTCACCAACTGGTACTTCCATAATACGTCCAGTTCGACGTACTTCGTCCCCTTCACGAATGTCCGTGTAAGGTCCAAGGATGATAATACCAACTGTGTTTTCTTCAAGGTTTTGTGCCATACCCATGACACCATTTGAAAATTCTAAAAGCTCACCGGCCATAACATTTTCTAGTCCGTGAGCAACAGCGATTCCATCACCAATTTTGATGACGGTACCAACATCGCTTACTTCAATTTCAGATTGATAGCCTTCAATCTGTTTTTTTATTAAAGAGCTGATTTCATCGGCTCTGATGCTCATTCCGTTCACCCCTATCTACTAACGTTCCCATACATCATACGTTGCTGTATGCGTGCCAATTGGTTGGCTACGCTACCGTCATAAACGCTATCACCGATTCTTAATCTCATGCCACCGATGATATCTTTATCTACAACGTTATTAATAAGAAGCTGATTTTTGTTGGCTTTTTTAGAAAACACTTGTGAAATTGCTTGCTTCTCTTCTTCCGATAAGGCTTTAGCTGTATAAACAGTTGCTTCCGCAATTCCTTTCGCTTCAAAAACGAGCGACCGGTAGCTTTCTGCAATTGTGTAATATAGCTGCTCTCTTCTATTATCTATTAAGATTTGAAGAAGGTTTAACACCGCGTCACTTACTTTTGACGAAAAACTCTCTCTAACTATTTTCTTCTTTTCTTCAGAAGTCATTTTCGAATGTTTAAACACTTCGTCAAGAAGGTTCGTCTCTTGAAATACTTGTGTCACATCGTCTAGTTCTTGTTGAATAGAATCTAAAAGGCTGTTTTCCTGTGCATATTCAAACAGTGCACTAGCGTAACGAAAACCTACTGGATGTTTTTTCATAGCTCTTCGCCCACTTCTTTAAGCGTTTCTTGAATGAGCTTTTCTTGTTCCTTTTCATCCAATTCCTTTTCGATCACTTTAGATGCAACAAGGACTGACAAGGTAGAAACTTGCTCACGAAGCGCGGAGATAGCTCGCTCTTTTTCATTATTAATTTCAGCAAGTGCTGATTGCTTCATGCGTTCAGCTTCAGTTCGTGCATTGGAGACGATTTCTTCCGCTTGCTGCTCGCTTAGTTTTGTTGCTTTTTCAATAATACCTTTCGCTTCTTGACGGGCCTCTTGAATTGCTTCCCGTTGTTCAGCTAAATATTTTTCTGCTTCTTTACGATTTTTTTCTGCAGAATTAATTTGGTCAGCAATGTGGTTTTCACGGTCTTCCATCATCTTAAGAATTGGTCCTAGTGCGAACCTTTTCAATAAGAACATGAGTGCGAGGAAAGCCAAAAGCTGATAACCAGCATTAATCCATGCAATATCTTGAAGATCAAACAACGATTTTCGCCTCCTTCATACAGTAATATCTAGAAAACACCATTCTATCATTATGTTTTTTTACGTTACGTTCCATTTCTACAACTATGAAAACATAAAAGGAATGGCGAAGAGTGTGTATGTAACGTTCTCCGCCATAATAGCATATAAGGTCATTGCCTCACGTATTAATCTGTTCGATAAATGCTTTCATCGGCAGGTTAGTTATTGAGGCAATGGCGACTAAAGCTAGTAAGCTTATGTGCGCAGAATAAAAGGATATATGCTAAAGGTGTTAGCCTTAAATATTACCTAATAACATGAAGGCAATAACGATAGCAAAGATAGGAATCGCCTCTACTAATGGTGCACCGATGAATAATAGTAATTGAAGTGGACCTCTCATCTCAGGTTGACGAGTTACCCCTTGAACGACACTACGTACTACGATTGCTACACCAAACGCCCCTGCTACTGCAGCGATACTTGCAACTATTGCTACTGAAAGAAATTCCATTATTAATATCCTCCTTTAAAATTCCATTGATTATTGTTTTTATTTGTAACGCCCTAAAAAATATAAGAGCAAGATTACCAAAGTTTATACTTGAAAAGTGTTGCTGTGCTTTAGCACTTTTATTGTGCATAAAGCAGTTTCATGTTTAATGTTCCTCGTTCACTTTGTGTGCCATGTACACCATTGTAAGCATACAGAAAATAAATGCTTGTAGCGATCCAATAAATAGTCCAAACACTTGTAATGCAATGAGCGGTAAGAACATTGCAACCCCCCATGCAACGGTGCTTGCACCGAGACCAACTAGCATGACCATTAGTACTTCCTTTGCAAATACGTTGGCATAAAGACGCATTCCAAGAGTGAGGGTGTTGGAAAAGTCCTCAATAATTTTAAATGGAAATAAGAATGGTACTGGACGGAAATAGTCCTTCCCATATTCTTTAGGTCCTTTAAGCTTTAATGCATAGAAATGCGTTAATATGATGATGAAAGCTGCTAATGAAATCGTAAGTACAGGGTCTGCTGTAGGAGAATGCCAGTAAACATAGTGTTCTGTTTTAGTCGCAAGCTCAAACGGTAGCCCAGCCATATTAGCTACGAAAACATAGAGAATTAATGTCGTACCTAGCACGACAAAGTGCTTCCCTTGCTTCCAATCCATATTTGTACTGATGATATTTTTGATAAACTGTAATAAGTATTCGACTGCGTTTTGTGCTCCTGTCGGGTACATTTTCACTTTCCTCGACATAAAAAAGAGGACAAAAAACACGATTGCCATGACAACAGTAGTCATGAAAATACCGGTGAGGTCCACCTTTAACCAAGGGTTATCAAAAAGCTCAATCACTGGTTTCTTATTATCCAACCATTTTCACCTCTTTTCTCTGTTACTCTAGGTTTGTACATTTTTTGCCATGCACATTAGCGATTAAGGTGCTTAATGTGAAACATAGGTTCTATTAATATAATGAAATAGGTTATTGCTAAACCTATGATGACACCTTCGATTTGTAGGTATTCAGGAAAACGCATTGCGATTGTTACAGCTAAGACCGCAGCGATAATTCGTGTTAGCGTTCCAAAAATCACAAGACTCGGTCTTTTTTTTCCGTCAAACACTTCGCCAATTCGCTTCACTTGCAAATATGTATTAATAAGATTAATTAAGCTGAAGCTTGCTCCAAATACAATTCCTAAGAAGAGTGGGGAATTAGAAAGTATAAAAGCGAGTATAAGAAAAACTGCAATGATAACGATTGTAAAAATAGTGTACCTTTTCGCTGCCACTTTATAATCCATCATGATGATTCTTCTCCTAGAAATTTGCGAATAGCAAAGTATATTCCTGTTATCGCAGTTCCAATACCTAAAAGTACACCAAGCCCAATAAATAAACCATCTCCATCAAATCGGTTATCTGCCCACCTACCAGTAAACACACCAACAAGTATTGAACCTACAAGGTAAGAACTCATTGTCGTCATCAGTGCAAGTGCTTTTACTGTGCTTCGAAATTTAGATGAAGGTTCTGACATAGTTTTCTCCTCAAGCTTGAGTCCTAGTCTAAAACAACTTCGTTAACAAAAAGTTTGTGCACTACTGAATTATCCTTTGTAATCGTACCAATACCGCATATCCCTGTCAATAAATCCTATCTATGTATCATAAAAAAAACTCTCTTATACATAAGGGTTAAGCGCTTTCTTGTTCACACTTTTTTCTAATAAAGTTCACACAGTAGACACAATTTCTATTATACATAAAAAGTATTAGTCTGTCTTTGCTAAATTGCGGAAAAATAATATTTTTAATTTTCAATAAATTAATGACTCCTCTTTATCATCCTTTATCCTTTATTTTCCATTATACTAACAAAAGAATTCCTACTTTTTACATATATATATGCTTTCAAATTATCCCGATTTTATTCTTTTTTTACTATAATGAATCAATTTCATCATTCACTTTCTAAAAAAAATCATAGTCTCAGAATAAGTATCATCTCATTAAAAAATCTCTTGTTAACTTAACTTTGTTGTTGATTTTCACTTCAGGCTACTCGCTTGCCGCGGGCAAGGCTTCAGCTAATCGGGGGAAACCCACCCCGATGGATCTTCAGCTCTTGCTTTTCCCGCAGGCGTCTCGTATCCTTTCGTTTCAATCAACAATTGCACAAAGTGTAGTAATTATGCTGATACTGAATAATAAGTTCGACATTTGGGGAGGTAATCATTTTTTCATACTTTTTATAAATTGACACGTAAGGCTCAATAATTATGAAATTCATTCTAATACAAAAGAGGGAAACACATTAGGTTGTTTTTCACCTATTGTGTTTCCCTTTTTGGTAATGTGTGACGCGTTCATTAGTTTCCTTCTTCTCCCCAAGATCCAATGTATATTTCCTTTTCAATTGTATCTTCATGGCCGTCTTTTTCTGCAAATATTAACGCTTTATATACGCCAGGCTTTACTTCCATCTTCACATCTTGTTCAAACATTCCTCTGTCTATGTTTGATTGTACATCGACGTAATCAATAAACTGAAACGTATCAGGGTCATACAAAGCAATTCCAAACGTATCGATGCCACCAGGGAAATACACTTCATAATGATATTTATGTGGTTCCGGTGTTTGTTCAAACACGAATGCCATTAATCTTGGATATTCCGGCTCTTCCACAAAGAACAAATATGGCACTTGAATTGTTTCTGAGCCACTTTTCACTTCAATGACGTCGTGATAAATCCCTTCTTCAAATACAGATGGGAAAACATCCATCGTTACTGGTACTGTTTTCGTTTCTCCAGGCGATAGATAAATCGCAAAAGGCACTTTCCACTGAATACCATCAGGCACTTCAAAAGGTGGTTCTATCGTGTACTTCTTTCGCTTATCTGAAAGATTTTCTATCGTGATCTCTACTTTTTTCTCTACTCTTCTATCGGTCCTTAGCCACTTACCGAACGATAATGATCCAGGATACACAAGCGTTTCCGTGTTTAGCGCTTCGTTCATTTGAATTCTTCCTGTTCCTTGGACGTGTGGTGGGTATATCTCTCCTTCTTTGTCGCTAATTGGCTTCGCTGTATTCATAATCGCCGCTTTTATTTGCTCAGGTGTCCAATCTGGATACTTTTGCTTTAAGAGTGCTGCAACTCCAGCTACATGTGGTGCAGACATACTTGTTCCATTCAAATCTTGGTAGCCCCGTGGAATTGTACTATCAATGGCTACCCCTGGTGCAACGACATCAGGCTTAATATCCCATGTGTGGGTCACTGGTCCCCGTGAGCTAAAAGGTGCCATAAAGTCTTCCTCTTCACGGTAAATCGTTCTTAAGATTACCTCTTCTTTCTCTATCTTTTTTAATAAATCTTCCCCAGCTTCTTTTGAAATGCTTACTACCGGGATGCCCATTGGTTCTTCAAGCAAACCAGCAAATTCACCGTCTGTATGGTTAAAAATAATGAGTGCCTCTGCACCTGCGCTTTCAGCAATTCGTGCTTTATACGTAAAGCTTATTTCTCCACGCTTCGCTATGACGATTTTTCCTCTCACATCTTCGTTTGCGTAATCCTCTTTTTTTCCTAATCCGACATATTGAAGAGGATATGCTCTTCTTAACTCCCACTTTTCCGAATTTTGCATTGGTATAATTGGAATTTCATTTTTATCTTGTGCACTTGTAGTCAAATACGGTACTCGCATTGGTGGTGTGGAGGCACCAACAGAAATCGCTTTTGATGACGTACCTGGTGATCCAACCGTCCATAAGTTAGGTCCACTGTTCCCGTTGGAGGTGACAGCGACTACTCCTTGTTCGACTGCTTTATCTAATGCAATACTTGTTGGCCAATCAGGTCCATTTACTGTATTGCCTAATGAAAGGTTGATGACATCTACACCATCTTCGACTGCTTTTTCGATAGCTTCGATTACTTGCTCTGTCGTCCCCATCCCCGTTGGACCGAGCGTTCTGTAAGCATAAATTTCTGCGTCTGGCGCAACGCCTTTCAATCTCCCATCTGCGGCAATGATTCCAGCTACATGTGTGCCATGTAACGTAGGGCGTCCTTCTGTATGCTTTGTTTCCATCGGATCATCGTCCTCATCGACGATATCGTAACCACCGTAATAGCTGTTTTTTAAATCAGGATGCTCATAATCAATGCCTGTGTCGATGACGCCAACTTTTACACCTTTACCAGTTAACTTGTCACCTTCTTCATCTAACATGCTTCTAATTTCATTTCCACCAATGAAGGGGACACTTTCGTCTAGAGATGGTTCATAATAGGCAATCTCGTCTACTCTATTTACATTTAAAAAGCTAGCAAGCCGTTCTGCGTCTTTCCTCTTCACCTCTAGCGAAACACCGTTGTATAGCTTCGTAAATGTTTTGCGAATGTTAGCCGAAGGTATTTCTTCTTTGATTTTTTCTACTAATTCTAATGGGTCACCTAATGCTTCTATAATGTATACTGATTTTTCGTCACTTCTGTCTGGATATGCTGGTCTTTCAGGAAACATAACAGGTGCCGCTTCTAGCTTTGTCGCATTGACCGATCCGTTCTCTATTGCTGGTACGAATAAAATGAGAGTAAGTAAAACAAGGGTAAATATCTTGTTTCTCGTGCTCATGGATGCATCACCCTTCTTTTTTGTATAGTATTGGATCGTTTAATTTGTTGGCTTGTCTGCTAATTTATGACTCCTTTTTAATCATGTTTTTTTATCTTTCCAAGGTCCTTTCATTTTCATGCAAGTGGTTTTTACGTTGTGGAGGATTCGGACGGAGCTAAGAGCGTTTTCAGATGGAGTTATCGATAATTCAGATCGAGTTTCGGTTGAGTTTCACATGATTCAGATCGAGTTTGGTATGATTTAACATTTTAAGGAAAATTATTACGATCTGCTCAGATGGAAAAAAACGCCCCCGGTCCATCTGGAACAACCCGTTCGGATGACGCGAAGAAAATGCAAATATGCTCTCGGATTAACAAAGAAAACAACAATATAAAAAGCGTTTTCTCTTAGATTAACTTCAATACGTAGAACACTCTCCTTGTATTCGGAATGGATTAACTTAAAATCGGTATACCTGTTGCTTAAGATTGAATTCTTCAATATCTTTCTTGTAATAGGTTTCACCGTTGGATATCCAAATGAGGTTAATATAGAAGTCTCCCTATCCTTATCAGCGAAGGAAAATAAGCGGAGAATTTCCGATTAAATTGAAAACTGAGCTTGTTTTGGTCTATATAAGCGGAGAATTTCCGGCTATTCAAACCTAAAGCCCTTTTTTTCAAGAGCTTCGAGTTAATAGGCGGAATCTCTCCGTCTATTTAGCCTGTTTTCATTGCCTATTTTTTAATTAAGGGAAATTTCTCCGCTTATTTATCAGACCGGGTGCATAACCAGAAATCATAATCCATAAGTGCGGAGCCTTATGAGCCCAGACAGTTCTCTTCTCCTTTTCGAATCGCTAGGTTCTGTATAGAGAGCAAATTCACGTATGTTTTAACACCCAAAATAACACCAATGCATACATTTATTCACCCTCGTCAGTTGGTGTGCTAAAAAAATTGCCTGTTGAAACACATAGTATTGCGCTTAAATATTGATATGACAACATAAAAAGGAGATGTAATTAGCGGGCTAATTGCATCTCCAAAAGCTATTGTTTGTTCCGTCTTCTCCCTCTCAACCGAACGGGTTACCATTTGGAAGGGGGCGTGCTACTTACACTCGATTAAATTCATCTGGATTTGGACCGACGCGCTCGTCTTCGTTTAGTGCGTTGATTTTTTCCATATCCTCATTTGTAAGTTCGAAATTAAACACATCTGCGTTTTCAGCGATTCGATGTGGTTTTACCGATTTAGGAATTGTTACAACTTCATTTTGTAAATCCCAGCGTAAAATGACTTGAGATACTGACTTGTTATATTTGTTTGCAATCTCTGTTAATGTCGGATGATCAAGAAGCTGTCCTTGCATTAATGGGGACCAAGCTTCAAGCTGGATATTATTGTTTTTACAAAAAGTGTGTAATTCCTTTTGTGTTAGTTTAGGATGATATTCTACTTGGTTCACCATCGGTACGATGTCACATTGATCAATCACGTCTTGCAGGTGGTGAACTTGGAAGTTACTGACTCCGATTGCACGAATTTTGCCATCGTTATAAAGCTTCTCTAGTGCCTTCCACGTATCAATATATTTTCCTTCAGCAGGAACTGGCCAGTGAATTAAATATAGATCTAAATAATCAAGGCCAAGCTTGTTTAGCGTTTCATCGAAAGCAGCTAACGTCTTGTCATAGCCTTGGTTTGAGTTCCAAACCTTTGATGTAATGAAGAGTTCTTCACGTGGCACATTTACTTCAGCAATTGCTTTACCAACACCTTCTTCATTGCCGTATATTGCCGCTGTATCAATGCTTCTGTAGCCATGCTCAATCGCTGCTTTCACAGAGCTTACAACTTCTTCCCCATCTTGCACTTTAAAAACACCAAGTCCTAGCCAAGGCATTTTCACTCCATTATGTAGTGTTGTTGCGCTTTGTAAGTCTTTTAGCATACGTACACTCTCCTTATTCGTATTTTTATCAAAAATGGTTTGCTTAGGAAGCAAACTTCATTTTTCAACAGAAGTTATAGCTTAACGTAATCTCTCCACTTATGGACTGGCTGCCAATTCAATAATTTTTTAGCTTTTTCGTTACTTAATAACGTTTCGTAGCCTGAAATCTCCTTTTTCAGTTCTACTTCTGGAAAAACGGATGACATTAGTTCTTTACTTTCTATGTCCATGCTCGTTTCATCTGCCGCTAAATTTAGCGCAACCGAGCCAAGCCCGTCCGTTTCAACAGCTAATCGATACGCAGTTGCAGCATCTCTCGTATCAATATAACTCCAAACGATTGTTTTTCTTATTTCTGGGTTATGAATAAAGTCCGGAAAATTTTGATACATTTCTGGAGTAATCACATTCCCTAAACGCATAGATACTACTTGCATGCCTGTTCTTTGGTTAATCATATCAGCTGTTTTTTCATTAACGATTTTAGACAATCCGTAGCTTTCTTCCGGTAATTGTGGATGCTCTTCGTCAACCGGTACGTACTGTGGTGTTAAGTTTTGCTTTGAAAAGCAGATTCCATAAGAGGATTCGCTCGATGAAATGACTGCTTTCTTGATTCCTAATGTGCTAGCGGCTTCAAGAATATTATATGTAGACATTACATTGTTTTCAAATGTTACCTCATTCGGATGAGAATAAGCTACAGGTATTGCTGCTAAGTGGATAACCGCATCCGCTCCAGCTAACACGCCATATACTTCACCTAGATTTGTTAAATCAACAATTACTGTCTGACAAAGCGGCTCTGCTGGATGCTTTAAATCTGCATTGACTACCTCATAGCCATGATTTAAAAATTCTTTTATAACATCTCTACCTAAAAGGCCACTTCCACCAGTTACTACTACTTTTCCCATCATCCCACTCCTCATTAAACTTCTTTTTTGAATCGTTCGTGACACTGTGAAGTATACGCGTTCTATTTTATTTAAACAATTACTGAAATTTTGTAAATATAATAACACTCTGTTGATTAAGTATAGTTAGGGTTAGTTACTTACTTTTATTGTGTTGGTGGTTCGTACGGGGTTGTGCATTTGACTTTTTCGTAGTTACGCATGGTTCACCCAAAGTTACACACGATTTACCAATTTCATTCCAATATTCACTAACGAAAGAGGACTCAAAAGGTAAAACTAACCTTTTAAGAAGGCCACTGAAAAAGTGGCGTTCTTTCACTTTTTCAGTGGCCTAAGCAATGTGTGAAGTCGTTGCAATCGTTTAAAAGCCTGATAGGAATGGGTTTATCCTATCAGGCGCGCAACTGCAATACAAATAAAAGGCACTGAAAAAGTTGTTTTGTACTTTTTCAGTGACCTCCCTTTTTAGTCCCTCTTTAGCAATCGTTATTTTGTTCCAAATAAGCGGTCTCCAGCGTCTCCTAGTCCTGGTACGATGTAGCCTTTTTCATTAAGTCTATCGTCCATTGCAGCTAAGTAGATGTCAACGTCAGGATGGTGCTTCTGTACTTCCTCGACTCCTTCAGGTGCTGCAACTAAACACATGAGCTTCATGTTTTTAGCGCCACGCTTTTTCAATGAGTTGATAGCCTCAACAGCC is a window from the Evansella cellulosilytica DSM 2522 genome containing:
- a CDS encoding NAD-dependent epimerase/dehydratase family protein: MGKVVVTGGSGLLGRDVIKEFLNHGYEVVNADLKHPAEPLCQTVIVDLTNLGEVYGVLAGADAVIHLAAIPVAYSHPNEVTFENNVMSTYNILEAASTLGIKKAVISSSESSYGICFSKQNLTPQYVPVDEEHPQLPEESYGLSKIVNEKTADMINQRTGMQVVSMRLGNVITPEMYQNFPDFIHNPEIRKTIVWSYIDTRDAATAYRLAVETDGLGSVALNLAADETSMDIESKELMSSVFPEVELKKEISGYETLLSNEKAKKLLNWQPVHKWRDYVKL
- a CDS encoding S8 family serine peptidase, which produces MSTRNKIFTLVLLTLILFVPAIENGSVNATKLEAAPVMFPERPAYPDRSDEKSVYIIEALGDPLELVEKIKEEIPSANIRKTFTKLYNGVSLEVKRKDAERLASFLNVNRVDEIAYYEPSLDESVPFIGGNEIRSMLDEEGDKLTGKGVKVGVIDTGIDYEHPDLKNSYYGGYDIVDEDDDPMETKHTEGRPTLHGTHVAGIIAADGRLKGVAPDAEIYAYRTLGPTGMGTTEQVIEAIEKAVEDGVDVINLSLGNTVNGPDWPTSIALDKAVEQGVVAVTSNGNSGPNLWTVGSPGTSSKAISVGASTPPMRVPYLTTSAQDKNEIPIIPMQNSEKWELRRAYPLQYVGLGKKEDYANEDVRGKIVIAKRGEISFTYKARIAESAGAEALIIFNHTDGEFAGLLEEPMGIPVVSISKEAGEDLLKKIEKEEVILRTIYREEEDFMAPFSSRGPVTHTWDIKPDVVAPGVAIDSTIPRGYQDLNGTSMSAPHVAGVAALLKQKYPDWTPEQIKAAIMNTAKPISDKEGEIYPPHVQGTGRIQMNEALNTETLVYPGSLSFGKWLRTDRRVEKKVEITIENLSDKRKKYTIEPPFEVPDGIQWKVPFAIYLSPGETKTVPVTMDVFPSVFEEGIYHDVIEVKSGSETIQVPYLFFVEEPEYPRLMAFVFEQTPEPHKYHYEVYFPGGIDTFGIALYDPDTFQFIDYVDVQSNIDRGMFEQDVKMEVKPGVYKALIFAEKDGHEDTIEKEIYIGSWGEEGN
- a CDS encoding aldo/keto reductase, with the protein product MLKDLQSATTLHNGVKMPWLGLGVFKVQDGEEVVSSVKAAIEHGYRSIDTAAIYGNEEGVGKAIAEVNVPREELFITSKVWNSNQGYDKTLAAFDETLNKLGLDYLDLYLIHWPVPAEGKYIDTWKALEKLYNDGKIRAIGVSNFQVHHLQDVIDQCDIVPMVNQVEYHPKLTQKELHTFCKNNNIQLEAWSPLMQGQLLDHPTLTEIANKYNKSVSQVILRWDLQNEVVTIPKSVKPHRIAENADVFNFELTNEDMEKINALNEDERVGPNPDEFNRV